The Streptomyces laurentii region GTGGCATGGAGATCACCGTGCAGTGGGTCAGGACGTTCTGGACGAAGGAGTCCCGGGGCGGAGCGGCGGCCGCGCGCAGGAACGCGGTGCCGGCCGGTTTCCCCCTGCCCGGGACCCTGTCCGGGGCTTCGCGGGTGGCCCACTACGTCGAGATGTCCGAGCGGGACGGGTTCGCGCCGCGTGCGGGGACGAAGGACCTCGACGAGGTCGGGGTCGGGCTGCGGGACGAGGGCGACCGGCTCCGGGTGCTCGCGCGCGTGGAGCCGCTGTGCGGGGTGCCGCCGCGGCCCCGCAGACCCCCGGCCGTACGGCTGCTCCCGGGACAGTGGGTCCGCTGGCAGCTGAACTACCGGTTCTCCAGTCTCGTGGGCCTGCGCGACTGGCTGTACTGGCTCGACACCTTCAACATCGCGTACGGGGCCCGCGACCAGGACGTCTTCCTCTCCGAACCGACTGTCCTGGTCGACGAGCGGGGGCCGCTCAGATAGGGCCTGTACGGGGGGATTCGGGCCAATCGGGAGCGGTCGTACGCACCCGACCTGCTCCGGAGCCGTCGCGGCGGGTTAGTGTGCCCTGTCGGAGCAGGCGGACGAATGGAGGCCGACCATGAGCAGAAACCGTGCCGGCCGGCCGCCGGGCAGCCGGACCAACGGTGCCGGGCTGACCCAGAGACAGCAGCAGATCCTCGACATCATCCGTTCCCACACCCGGGACCACGGCTTCCCGCCCTCGATGCGGGAGATCGCGGCCGCCGCCGGGCTGCTCAGCACCTCCAGCGTCTCGCACCAGATCCGGGCGCTGGAGAAGAAGGGCTTCCTGCGGCAGGACCCGCAGCGTCCGCGCGCGTACGTGGTCGCCGGGGCCGAGGCCGGGAGCGGAACCCGGCCGGGGGCCGTGCCGCTGGGCGCGGCCCGGGCCGGAGCCGGCGGGCCGGATGCGGACCGGGCGGCGCGTCAGGCCGTGTCCGTGCCGCTGGTCGGCCGGATCGCGGCCGGTGTGCCCATCACCGCCGAGGAGCTGGTGGAGGACACCCTGGTGCTGCCCGCACAGGTCGTCGGCTCCGGGCGGCTGTTCGCGGTGACCGTCGTGGGCGACTCGATGCGCGGCGCGCAGATCGAGGACGGCGACGTGGTGATCGTCCGCGCCCAGGAGACGGCGGACGACGGCGACATCGTGGCGGCGATGCTGGACGGCGAGGCCACCGTGAAGCGCCTCGCGCACCGGGGCCCGCACGCGTGGCTGATGCCGGAGAACCCCCGCTACGAGCCGATCCCCGGCGACGACGCGGTGATCCTCGGCAAGGTCGTCTCGGTGTTCCGCACCCTCTGACCCGGGGCCGGGCCCGGGGCCGGGGTTCAGGGCGGGAACGGCGAACGGGCGCGGCCGGCGGGCCCTGTGAGGGCCCTGACCGCGCCCGGAAGGCGCTGTGCGTACCGCCGCGCGGGTGTCCCGCGCGCCGCGGATCCGTCAGGAGTGGCGGCTCGTGGCGTCGCCCACCGGGGTGGGCTGGTCCTCGAAGGACTCCCGCGGACCCGGCGTACCCACGGCCGCGCCGGCATCCGCGCCCGTGGCCGCACCCGTCGCCGAGGCGGCGGCGGCCGGCCGGAACCGGCGCGTCAGCAGCGAGGCGATGGGCTCGGTGTAACGGGCGGTCAGCGGACCGATGATGACGAGCAGGAGCACGTACGCCGTGGCGAGCGGGCCCAGGGAGGGCTCGATGCCCGCGCTGACGGCGAGGCCGGCGATGACGATGGAGAACTCTCCGCGCGCCACCAGGGTGCCGCCCGCGCGCCAGCGTCCCTTGACCGAGATACCGGCACGTCGCGCCGCCCAGTAGCCCGTCGCGATCTTCGTACCGGCCGTGACCACGGCGAGCGCGAGGGCCGGGAGCAGCACCGGCGGGATGCTGGACGGGTCGGTGTGCAGGCCGAAGAAGACGAAGAAGACGGCCGCGAACAGGTCCCGCAGGGGGCTGAGCAGGTTGTGGGCGCCCTCCGCGGCCTCGCCGGACAGGGCGATGCCGACCAGGAACGCGCCGACGGCGGCCGACACCTGGAGCTGCTGGGCGACACCCGCGACGAGCAGGGTCAGGCCGAGCACCACGAGGAGCAGCTTCTCCGGGTCGTCGCTGGAGACGAAACGGGATATCAGCCGGCCGTAGCGGACGGCGAGGAAGAGCACCAGGCCCGCGACGCCCAGCGCGATGGCGAGCGTGAGGCTGCCCGCGGCGAGACCGGCGCCGGCCAGCAGGGCGGTGATGATCGGGAGGTAGACCGCCATGGCCAGGTCCTCGAGGACCAGGATGCTCAGCACCACCGGCGTCTCGCGGTTGCCGAGCCGGCCGAGGTCGCCGAGGACCTTGGCGATGACGCCGGAGGAGGAGATCCAGGTGACGCCGGCGAGGACGACGGCCGCGACCGGTCCCCAGCCGAGCAGCAGCGCCATCGCCGCGCCGGGCAGGGCGTTGAGGGCACCGTCGACGAGACCGGCGGGGTACTGGGTCTTGAGATTGCCGACCAGGTCGGAGGCCGTGTACTCCAGACCCAGCATCAGGAGCAGCAGGATGACGCCGATCTCGGCGCCGATGGCCACGAACTCCTCGCTCGCGCCGAGCGGCAGCAGCCCGCCCTCACCGAAGGCGAGACCGGCGAGCAGATAGAGCGGGATGGGGGAGAACTTCAGCCGGCCGGCGAGCCGGCCGAGCAGGCCGAGGCCGAGGATGATGGCACCGAACTCGATGAGGAAGACGGCGGACGAGTGCATGGATCACTCCCTTTCGAGTATCAAGGCGGCGGCGTCGACCCCTTCGCGGGTGCCGATGACGATGAGGGTGTCTCCGCCGGCGAGCCGGAAGTCCGGGCCGGGGGAGGGGATGGCGTCGGCGCGGCGCAGGACGGCCACGATCGACACACCGGTCTCGGTCCGCATCCGGGTGTCCCCGAGGAGGCGGCCGTTCCAGAGGGCGGAAGCGCCGAGCTCGATGCGTTCGGCGACCAGGCCGAGGTCTGTGGTGGAGAGCAGGCTGGGGCTGTGGTGCGAGGGCATCAGCGCGTCGATGAGCGCCTCCGACTCGTTCGGGGTCAGACGTACGGACAAGGAGCATTCGTCGGGATCGTCACGGCTGTACGTGTTGAGGACCCGGGTGCCGTCCCGGCCCGCGACGACCGAGAGGTGGCGGTCCTCACGCGTGGTCAGGTCGTAGCGGACACCGATTCCGGGCAGAGGCGTGCGGCTCATGCGCGTTGCGGGCATGGCTGATCTCCTGGGGGGGCAGGCAGAAGGAGACGTCCCGCGGCACGGGCGTCTTGGCAATTACTTTACCCAGGCAACGAATCGGCAAATTCAGCGGGATAGTGGCCGCAATCCGGGCAATTCGTACACGTTCGAGTCGTCGGGTGTCGGAAGTGTCACGCTCGGCGACGGCCGGCGCGGAGGCGGAAGCCGGCCCGCGGCGCGGTGTCACGTCCGGGGGGCTACCGGGGTGGCGTCGGGTGGGGCGCCCGACGCGGCTCAGAGGTCCGCGATGTCCCCTTGGGCCACCTCGACGTCCCGGTGCAGCAAGGTCAGGCCGGCGGTCGCGGAGCCGCCGGAGATCCCGCACAGCAGGGCCATGGCGAGCAGTGCGGGCGCCACCCGGCGGGTCGGGGCGCGGCCCAGCAGGGCCTTCACCCGGGCCGGTACGGGCCCGCCGACGGCGCCCGGCGCGAACGAGGGGCGGTCCGCGCGCTCCTGGGTGGTGGCGAGCGCGGCCCGGCCCACGGCCCGCGCGGTCAGGCCGCGGTCCCCGGCCGCCCGGGCCGCCGCCTCGTCGGCGGTGCGCTCCGCCGCGTACGACACCTGCCGCACCACCCCGGTGAGCGCCGGATGGCACCAGCCGGCGAGCCGGCCGGTGGCCAGGAAGAGGTGGTGGCGGCCGCTCAGGTGCGCCCGCTCGTGCGCGAGCAGCGCCTCGCGCTCCGGCGCGCTCAGCGCGCGCAGCATCCCGGTCGTCACCACGATCCGGTCCGCCCGGCGGCGGGCGCCGGGCAGCGCGTACGCCTCGGCGCGCGGGTCGTCGACGACGCACAGGCCGCCGGCGTGCGGCAGTCCGGCCACGTCCTCGTGCGCGGCGCGGAACCGGCGGGCCTCCGCGATCGCGCGCCGTACGGCGACGGCCGCGGTGACCGCGAGGGCTCCGGCGGCCGGTGCGGCGGCGCCGAGGACCAGGGCGCGCGGTCCGGCGTTCAGGGGGCGGACGAGTTCGGCGAGCTGCGCGAGCGGGGGGACGGCGAGGGCCGGCGGCAGCAGCAGGGCGCCCAGGCAGGCCAGTACCCCGAGGGCGAGGACCGCGGCCGCCGCGGTGACCGTCCACAGGGCGATGTCGGGCCGGATCCGATCCGCCACCCGCCGCGCGAGCGGCGGCAGCCCCCACGGCAGGATCAGCGGGAGCAGGAGGAAGGGAAGGGGCGCCGGGGGCAGCAGCGCCGACACGGTCACAGGGTGTCGTCCTCCAGCAGGCGCCGCAGCTCGGCCTCGTCCTGTGAGTTCAGGCCCTCGACGAAGCGCGCCAGGACCAGGCCGCGGTCGGCGTCCTGGTCGAGCTCGCGGTGCATCCGGCGGGCGGTGAGCCCGTGCGCGTCCTCGACCGGGTGGTACGCGAAACCGCGCCCGGCCGGGCTCCGGTCGATGGCGCCCTTCTCGTACAGCCGGGCCAGCAGCGTCGCCACCGTGGTGCGGGCGAGCGGCTGGGGTATCGAGGTCCGGATCTGGGCCGCCGTCTGCGGGGCGCCGGCGGCCCACAGCGCGGCGAGCACGCTGGCCTCCAGCTCGCCGGAGGGGCGCCGCTCGTTGTCCGTGTCCGCCATGGGAACCTTCGTCTCCGCGTTTTCGTCTACAGTGAAGTAGACCGACTACTGTTCTGTAGACACAGGATACGTGGTCGCCACCTTGTCCTGCCCCGGCCCTGGGCGCACCGCTCCAGCGCCCCGACGAACCGAAGGGCCGAGCCGATGCTCCTGCCGCCCGCCGCCGCGCCCCCGCTCACGCCCCTGGCGGTGAACGTGCTGGACGCGCACTCCCTGCTCGCCACGTTCGGCACGCTGGGCATCGCGGTCGTCCTGTTCGCCGAGACCGGACTCCTCGTCGGCTTCTTCCTGCCGGGGGACTCGCTGCTCTTCACCGCCGGGCTGCTGTGCGCCGGGTCCGCGAGCGCGCCCGGACACCTGTCGCTGCCCTGGGTGCTGCTCGCCGCGGCGACGGGCGCGCTGGCCGGCGCCCAGACCGGCTACCTCCTCGGCCGCCGTGCCGGACCGGCGTTCCTGGCGCGCACGAGATCCCGGAAGATCGCCGAGGGCACCGCGCGGGCCGGCGAGATCCTTCATCGGTACGGCTACGCGAAGGCGATCGTCCTCGCCCGCTTCCTGCCCCTCGTGCGCACCGTCCTCAACCCGCTCGCCGGCGTCCTCGGCGTACCGGCCCGCGCCTTCACCCTGTGGCAGGTGCTCGGCGGTCTGCTCTGGAGCGTCGGCGTGACCCTCGCCGGGTACGCGCTGGGCGCGTCCGTGCCGAACGTAGACCGCTATCTGCTGCCCGTCATCGCCGCCGTGGTCGCGCTCTCGCTGGTCCCCGTGGCCCTGGAAGTGCGCCGCGCCCGCCGGTCACGGCGGGCCGGCGAGGAAGTCCGCCCCTGACCGTGACGGCCTCGATGTCCCCCGTGGCCTTGACGACCCCGACGACCCCGACGACCCCGACGAACCGCTGGAACCGATGAACCTTCCGCACACTCTGTCCTCCGCGGCCGTTCCCGCCGCCGCTCCCCCCGCCGGCTCCCCGGCGGAGGCGACCGGCTACGACGGGGCCGGCATCGACGGCCCCGCCTATCTCGACGTGGTGCACACGGCGCAGGACGCGCCGGGGTGGCTCGACCACGCCGTCAGCCTCTACTCCTCGTACGGGCTCGCGATCTTCGCCGTGCTGATGCTCTACGGCTGGTGGAGCGCCCGCGCGCGGGGCGACCGCGAGCGGGCCGTACGGGCGCTGGCCGCGCCGGTGCTCACCGTTCTGGCGTTCGTGGTGAGCACCGTGGTGAAGTCGGCCGTGCGGGAACTGCGGCCGTGCCACTCGCTGCACGTCGCCACCCTGGAGGCGTGCCCCGCGCCCGACGACTGGTCCTTCCCCAGCAACCACGCCACGATCGCCGCCGCCGCGGCGATCGCGCTGTGGTTCGTCTCCGTCCGGCTCGGCGTGGTCGCGAGCGTCTGCGCGCTCGCGATGGCCGCCTCGCGGGTGTGGGTGGGTGCCCACTACCCGCACGACGTGGCCGTCGGACTCGCCGTCGGCGCCCTGGTCGCGCTGGCGCTCGGCCTGGTGGTCCGGGCCCTCGCGCCGGCACTCGCCGGACGGTTCGGCCCGCTCGTCAGAGCGGGCGGTCCGGCCCGGACTCCGGGGGCGTCGGCTTGACCTCGTAGACGGCGCGGGGTTCCGCCTCCGCGCCGTCCCGCTTCATCGCGCGGGCCTCGCTCTTGAGGATCCGCAGCGAGGTGCCCGCGCTTCGCGCGAGCCCCGGCAGCTTCCGGATGCCGACCAGGACGATGACGACGATCAGCAGGATTGCGAGCTCACTCAATCCGAACACGGTCAGTCCTCCTCGCCGGCGTCGTCGTCCTCGTCGTCACCCTCGAAGAAGTCGCCCACCTCGTCGACGACCTCGGCGGCCACCATGCCGCCGACCACGCCCACCGCGAGACCGGCCGCTCCGGCGGCGATGGCGGTGCCCATGCCGGGACCCGAACCGTGCCCGCCGTCGTGCTTCCGGTGGCCGTCGTGACCCTCGTGCCCGTGGTGGGAGGCATACGGGTCGTGTCCGTGGTGCTGTTCGTACGCGTGGTGCGCCGCGACGGCGTCGTACCCGGCGTGCCGGTCGAGCAGCCGGCCGATCCAGCCGTCCACCTCCGTCGCCCAGTCGGTCCGGCCGGCGTCCTGGTGGCCCACCGTGAACAGCGACAGCGCGTCGTCGCCGTCGGACAGGAAACCGCCGCGCCGGTCGGCCTCCAGGACCACGTCGAGGCCGCCCGGCCCGGCCAGGAACGTCACCTCCAGTTCCTTCATGCGGTGCGCGTACCGCGGCGAGGGGATCAGCTCGATCTCCTGGTAGAAGGGCAGCTGCTGCCCGCTGCCACCGATGTGACCGAGTTCGAGATCGGCGGACTTGAACCCGAACCCGAGCTCCCCGAACGCCTCCAGGACCGCCTCCTGGGCCGGCAGCGGGCGGACCGTGAGCGGATCCAGGTCGCCCTTGTCGCGGGCCCCCGCGATCCCGAGCTCGGTGCGCACGCCCAGCGTGAGACCGAGGCTCTGTCCGTGCAGTTCGGTGATCGGCGTCTCCCAGGGCAGTGGGAAGGAGAACGGCACCGACCGCTCCTCCTCCGCGCCGAGCCGGAAGCGACCCCCGACGACATGCCGGTGGAAGACGACGACGCCCTCCGACTCGCCCTCGGCGTGCTCGGACTCCACCCGGGCGATCAGTTCCAGGGTGATGTGCTCGATCGTGAACTCCGCGCCCCCGCCGCGCAGCAGGACCTGGCCACCGATCTGGCCACCGGGCGTCACCGCGCCGGGATCGAGGACCGTGTCCACGGCGGGACCGCCGACGCCGAGCGAGCCGAGCAGCCTCTTGAACACCATCGTGGCGTCCACTCCTTCGTCACAAGCAGATGCTTCCAGCAGGTACTTCTACGTGACTGTAGAGCATCCGGTGGCCCCGCATGATCGAACAGTGCCGTCCTCCCTCACAGGGCATCAGAACATCAGGTGAACAACGGTGTTGACCGTCGGGCGGGGAGCGAGGGCCGGGCGCGGCGATTCAGCCGTACGGGGGGTGGAACGCGCTCGCTCATGACATCCGGGACGGGGGGTTGTCGGTGTGACAGGTGCATGGTTACCTCGGGTAAGTCCTCGTCCGCCGCCGGAAGAAGGAACCCCATGCCCTCTCCCCGTCCGCCCCGCCGCAGGCCGCGCCGCCTCCCGGGCAGGCTCACCGTCCCATTGGCCGCCGGGCTCTGCCTCCTCACCGCCGTCGGCGGCACCGGAGCCGCCGCCGCACCGGCTCCGGCCGCCGCGACCGGGGCGGCCACGGCCGCCGGCGGGCTGCGCGAGGCCATGTTCGTCGGCAACAACTGGGACGGCACCGCCGACGTCATCGAGTCCCGCGGCGGCTTCCGCCGCATCGCGCGTGTCAACGTGATCCCCGACCGCGAGGAGCGGCTGCGCGAGATCTACCTCGATCCGGTGAAACTGGCCTTCTTCCTCGGCGTGCGCAGCGGCCCGGGGGAGGGGCACGACCAGTTCGTCGACGACATGTACGCCACCCCCGACGGCTCCTCGATGGTCGTCTCCCGCCCCAGCTTCGCCGATGTCGTCTCCCTCGACCTGCGCACCGGCCGGATCAACTGGCGCTTTCCCGTGGCCGGTTACCGTGCCGACCACATGGCCGTGTCGCCCGACGGCACCCGGGTCGCCGTCTCCGCCTCCACCGCGAACACGGTGCACGTCCTCGACATCGTCACCGGCCGCCAGGTCGGCTCCTTCGCCACCGGCGACAAGCCCCACGAGAACGTCTTCACCGCCGACGGCCTGCTGTGGAACATGTCGATCGGCGAGGTCACCACCGCCCTCGACGCCCCCTGGCTCGACTGGACCAAGGGCGACCGGAAGATCACCGTGGTCGACGCGCGCACCTTCCGTACCGTCCGTGTCATCGACATGCGCGACCGCCTCGACGCCTTCGGCCGCGGAGATCTCTCCGACGCCGTGCGGCCGCTCGTCTTCACCCCCGACGAGAAGAAGCTCTACTTCCAGGTCTCCTTCCTCAACGGCTTCCTGGAGTACGACCTCGCCAGTGACAAGATCACCCGGCTCAAGACCCTCCCCGGCGATCCGGCGACCGACCCGGACCGCACCACCTGGGTCAACGACTCGCGCCACCACGGACTGTCGATCAGCCCCGACGGCGCCAAGCTGTGCGTCGCGGGCACCATGGACGACTACGCGACCATCGTCGACCGCGCCACCCTCCAGGAGGGCCCGCTGGTCCCGGCGAACAAGCCGTACTGGGCGACCGTGAGCGGTGACGGCACGGCCTGCGTGATCTCCGAGAGTGGCGCCGACCGGGTGACCGCGATCGACTTCGCCACCGGCCGGCGCGTGGCCTCCGTGGACGTCGGCGACCACCCCCAGCGGGTCCGCCTCGCCCGCGTCCCCGCCGACTGGACCGGCCCGGTCGCCGCCTGAACCTCTCCGGACCATGCGAAAGCCCCTGGAACGCGCCACCCGTCCAGGGGCTCTCGTGACGACGTCAGGACCCTCTTCATCGGCCCATGGCCAGGCGATACGCGAGGTGTGCCGCTCGCTGTGAGGTGACCGCGCCCGTCCGGGTTCCCGGCGAGTGGAGTTCCTTGTGCTCTCCCGGGAGACCTCGGGCCTTACGCGCGACCCTCGGCCTTCAGCGTCAGCGCGCCGGGCAGCTCCGCGCAGGTCGCGTGGAGCCGGTGGGCGAGGTCCGCCCGGGTGTGCCCGGCAGGCTGTGCCACCCATGCGGCGAGTGCTCGGTGGAACGCCGCGACCAGCATGTCGAGCGCCAGACGGGCGTGCACCTCGCCGGTCCCGGGGAGGTCGAACCGTCGCTCGACCACGGCGAGCGCGGCATGGGTCGTGCGGTCGCAGAACGCCAGCCCGTGCGCCTCCATGGACGGCGTGTGAGCGGCCAACCGGCGGCTCGCCAGGGCGCGTTCGGTCCAGCCGTCGGCATCCATCCGGTCGATGGCCCCGGCAAGGCTGTCCTCGAACAGCGCGATGAGCGTGCGCCCGTCCGCCGGGCAGTCCTCCAGTACGTCGAGAAAGGCCGTCCACAGGTCCTGGGTCGGCGCCAGCGCGACGTCTTCCTTGCTGTCGAAGGTGCGGAAGAAGGTCCGTTTGGAGACCTCGACCACATCGCAGAGCTCGTTCAACGTCACCGCGTCGAAGCCGCGTTCGCCGAACAGCTTCAGCGCGGTGTCGATCAGCGCCTGCCGGGTGCGGAGCTTCTTGCGTTCACGCAGGGGCAGTCGGGCGACTGTGGGCGGGGCGGCGGCGGAGGGCTTGGACGTCATCACGGGCAGTGTAGCCGAGCAGCGAACGCCCCTTGTAGGCTTACGCCACTCGGTGGCACTTTCTCTTCAGGAGGATTCCCATGCGCGCACTGCTCGTCGATCGCTCGGCCCCGCCGGCCTGCGTCTCGGCACCGTCCCCGACCCGGTTCCCGCGCCTCATCAGGCCCTGATCCGGGTGACGGCGACCTCGCTCAACCACGGAGAGGTCGTCTTCGGTCTCAAGGGAGCGTCCGAGGGGGCGGTCCTGGGCTGGGACGCCGCCGGTGTTGTGGAACAGGCCGCCGTCGACGGCTCCGGGCCGGCCGTCGGCACGCCGGTCGTGACCCTCATGCCCGAGGGCGCCTGGGCCGAACTGCGCGCGGTCGACACGGCGTTGATCGGTAGAGCGCCCGAGGGAGCCGATCCGGCCGGGCTGGCGACGATTCCGGTCGCCGCGACGAGCGCCCTGCGCGCCCTGCACCGCGTCGGCCCGCTCCTGGGGCGCGATGTCCTCGTCACGGGGGCCACCGGAGGCGTCGGCCGGTACGCCGTCCAACTCGCCCGCGCGGCGGGCGCCCGTGTCGTGGCCGTCACCGGCGACCCGGGCGCCAACGGCGAACTGCTGCGCGGGCTGGGCGCCCACGAGGTGATCCGTACGCCGAAGGAGGCCACGCGCCCGATGGACGGCGTGGTCGACATGGTCGGCGGTCCGCTGCTCGTCGAGGCGTACCAGACCCTGAACGAGCGCGGCACCCTCGTCTCGGTCGGCCACGCCACCGAGAAGGGGGAGGACTTCCCGTTCGGAGTCTTCTTCGGCGATCAGGGCAGGCACGACCGGTCGATCGCGACCTTCTTCCTGCTCGCCTGCACCGGCCTGGACCGCGATCTGACCTGGCTGGCCCACCAGGTCGCCGCCGGTGACCTCGACCCGGGCATCACCTGGCGCGGCGGCTGGGACGCCGCGGCGGAGGCGATCGACGCCCTGCTCGCCCACAAGCTCCACGGCAAGGCGGTACTCACGCTCGGATAGAGGTCCCCCAGCCGGGACTTCGCACCCGCGCGCGGCGGCCCGCGCGGGGGAAGGCCCCGGCGGAGCCGTCGTGGCTTCGCCGGGGCCGGTTCCCGGTGCTGTCTCCGGATGCGGAGGCCGGGCTCAGGGGTCGGTCAGGACCGGGCCACCGTGACATCGAAGAGCGAATAGCCCCAGCCGGTCGCCCGCTTCACCCCGTGCACCCGTACGTACCGGGCCGACTGCGAGGGGAAGGTCGCCGTGTCGATGCCGCCGTCCCCGGCGTCCGTGGACCACGCGGTCCGCCAGGTGCTGCCGTCGTCCGACAGCTCGATCCGGTAGCCGCGGGCGTACGCGTCCTCCCAGTCGAGGGTCACCCGGCCGACCCGGCGCGACTCGCCCAGGTCCACCTGCCACCACTGGTCGTCGGTCCACTCGCTCGCCCACCGCGTCCCGCTGTCGCCGTCCACGGCGAGCCCGGGGGAGTAGTTCACGAACGGGTTCCACCACTGGGTGGTGGACGCCGAGGCCGGCCGTCCGGCCGCCAGGTTGACGCCTGTCTCGTGCTTCTCGGTCGCCTTCCAGGTCGTCAGATACGTCTCGGCGCCCCGCGACAGGTCGTTCACGACGTCCGGTCCGCCCGGCGTGAGCCGGATCTGCTCCACCCAGTCCGGCACGAGACCGTTGTGCGCGGCGCCGTCGGTGTTGAGGTCCCAGGTCCGCTCGCCGGTGACCTGGCGGTCGAGGACCGTGCCGCCGTCGAAGCTGCGGAAGGGGTACTTCACGGCGTTCGGGGCGCCCGGGCCGACCGGACCCGGCCAGCCGCCGACCCCGTTCATGTCCGTGCCGTAGCCGAGCCCGACGCCGTACTTCTTGCGCAGCGCGGCGTTCTGCGCGGCCTCGCCGACGAAGCCCTCGGCGCTGTGCATGTACGGGGCGATGAAGCCGCCGAGCCGGTAGACCCGCTCGGACCATTCCAGGTCCATCCAGCTGTGGCTGGAGATGACGCCCGGGTACTCCTCGGCCTCCACGATGTCGAGCGCCCGGCCGGCCGCCTTCACGCTCATGTGGTCGAGCTCCAGCATCATGCCGCGTTGCATCATGCCCTTGAGGGCGTACTCGCCGAGCCGGGTCAGTCCGCGGGTGTTGCAGCGGGCGTCGGAGGCGTACTTCGGCACGGTCACGCCCGGCGGCAGCTTCTCCGCCATCGCGGGCGGCGCGACCAGGCCGATCGGGTTGTCGGCTTGCGCGCCCGGGCACTTCTCGGTGGTCCAGAAGGTGCCCGTGGACAGGAACTGCCCGATGTTGACGGCGACTCCGGTGGTGCCGCTGTCGAACCGGACGCCGCACAGCGCGTTGTCGAACTTGTGGCACAGGAACATGCTGCGCACGCCCATCCCGTACAGCTCGTCGAGACCCTTGTCGATGTCGGCCTGCGAGCACTGGGCGACATCGAGGATCTGCTTGCAGCCGAACGGTTCGGAGGTCTCCACGCCCAGCACCACCGCGAGCTTGCCCTGCTCGATGACGGAGCGGGCCTGCGCCGAGTCGGTGACGATCCGGAACCAGCCCTTGCCCGGGCCGCCGTACATCTGGTCGATGTAGGCCTGGAGTTCGTAGGACTTGCGGGCTTCGAGGCGGATGGCGTCCATCTCGTCGCAGCCGCGGTCGCGGGGCAGGAGTGAGCAGATCAGGCCGTTGGTGACCAGGTCGTTGACCAGGACCCGCTGTCCGCCGCGCCAGGCCCGCTCGACCCACGCGTAGTAATTCTGCTGGTGGCTCAGCGAGTTGTTGGCGGGCCAGTCCTTGAAGGTGGGCCAGCCGACCGGGTCGTGCTTGCCGTCGTCGCCGCCGGTCAGATGCTCGAAGATGGCGCCGGCGCCGTCGGGGTAGTGCTCCGGGCAGTCCTTGAGCGCGTCGGCGACACCCGCCGGGGAGAAGGTCTGGCCACAGATCATGCGGCCGCCGAAGCCCTCGTTGGACATCAGGTGGTTGTGCGCGTCGACGAAGCCGCGCACCTTGCCTTGAGGATCGGTGCCCTTGAACGGGGCGCCGGTGGCGCTGATTCGCGAGTCGGGG contains the following coding sequences:
- a CDS encoding coagulation factor 5/8 type domain-containing protein (Coagulation factor 5/8 C-terminal domain, discoidin domain; Cell surface-attached carbohydrate-binding domain, present in eukaryotes and assumed to have horizontally transferred to eubacterial genomes; cl12042;~Superfamily of metallo-dependent hydrolases (also called amidohydrolase superfamily) isa large group of proteins that show conservation in their 3-dimensional fold (TIM barrel) and in details of their active site. The vast majority of the members have a...; cl00281;~coagulation factor 5/8 type domain-containing protein [Streptomyces sp. C];~identified by MetaGeneAnnotator; putative); this translates as MTLLLALATLVFGAGPVPAADAGSWWEPTARPAPDSRISATGAPFKGTDPQGKVRGFVDAHNHLMSNEGFGGRMICGQTFSPAGVADALKDCPEHYPDGAGAIFEHLTGGDDGKHDPVGWPTFKDWPANNSLSHQQNYYAWVERAWRGGQRVLVNDLVTNGLICSLLPRDRGCDEMDAIRLEARKSYELQAYIDQMYGGPGKGWFRIVTDSAQARSVIEQGKLAVVLGVETSEPFGCKQILDVAQCSQADIDKGLDELYGMGVRSMFLCHKFDNALCGVRFDSGTTGVAVNIGQFLSTGTFWTTEKCPGAQADNPIGLVAPPAMAEKLPPGVTVPKYASDARCNTRGLTRLGEYALKGMMQRGMMLELDHMSVKAAGRALDIVEAEEYPGVISSHSWMDLEWSERVYRLGGFIAPYMHSAEGFVGEAAQNAALRKKYGVGLGYGTDMNGVGGWPGPVGPGAPNAVKYPFRSFDGGTVLDRQVTGERTWDLNTDGAAHNGLVPDWVEQIRLTPGGPDVVNDLSRGAETYLTTWKATEKHETGVNLAAGRPASASTTQWWNPFVNYSPGLAVDGDSGTRWASEWTDDQWWQVDLGESRRVGRVTLDWEDAYARGYRIELSDDGSTWRTAWSTDAGDGGIDTATFPSQSARYVRVHGVKRATGWGYSLFDVTVARS